CCTTAGACTAGTAGTAGACTCCATTAGAACAGACCAGATCAGAAAAGATTGAAACAGAACTGACCAGACTATTCTAGACCAGTGGAATCTTCAACAAAGGCTGCCAAAAACATACATGTTTTTATAGAATCCAACTGAAGATAAACTAAATTGAGGCTGGTGGTGGGGGKAACAGAGTTAAGGATACAGAGGAATGAGAGTGGGGCACCCCGCCTAAGTAGTGGTAGAAGGGGAAACACTGCACTACACTGCTTGGTTMTAAGTGTACAYATAAAGATGTAAGGCAGGATCTCTGAGCAGTCCTCGAGGGCCACAGATTATCCTTTCTTTGGTCCTTAACTGATACATTTCTGTCATTGATTGCGGAGAGTGTCCGCTCTCCTGGTCCATATCATCCGTTACTAAGCAACAGACACTGTGGCACTTGAGGACTGCCSTGATATAGGGTGCGTTAGTAAATTCACCATGGCAACTTACTTCGATTTCAGACCCCTCTGGTTGGAgagtgccagagcgcagaataatttaTGAATTTACGAACTGCCTAAACCCGGTTGTTATGACAGATGTAAGTAAATATTGGCTAAAAAAcagaattaaattgttgccagtaaCACAGAGTCACTAACCCTCTTGATAACATGAAAACACTCTAGCACTTCTACCAGCTCTGCAAGGGTGAGTAACATGttcagtgaggtgttctctcatttgtgtctggaagtagataGCAAGCACGCTAAACAAGTTTAGCCAGTtgtcttgggtgcttgactgccgagTAAAGtcagaatgctcagatcaaccccacacctcggccagagtgtccagcgtgagctctgaacgctccgagagccaAACGCTCTGAATTTTCGAACACTCAGAGCACACTCCGAGTGCACTCTGACACTCTaaagtgaatttacaaacgcacctaTAATGTACAGTATTAAAATGTAACTGTTGCTATAAAGTgaccacagagacagaaagagctaAAGAACATGGCAACATAGTGAGCTGCTACTCTGTGTAATTAATATAGTTTGAGCTGTCTTGTACACTTCTAATATACATTTCCGCTCTAGCGTTCTACATTTTTGTAATGAAATAAGTTAATGCTTTAATGAACGTTGCATTGTACATTTTCACCCCTCCAGGCAGCTACAAAKaatgtttatttatttaacatgtaTCAATGGATTAAACCATATTGAAGCTCCAGTGCAATGCCTGTACACGGATCTACTGTATTAGTTAGGGAGCTATACTGCTGTTTGTGTTTACAGAGGACACGTAGAATGTACAGCGTGTATACAGTACTTGTATGTTTTAAACATGGGCCTATGAAGATGATAGAtattatgttgttttttgttcaatAGTAGCTTCATCAAACAATCCATTGCAATCTAGCTTGAACACAAAACATTCAAGCCCACCACGTGATTATTGACAGATACATTGTCTCCACTGAATGGCAATATCTCGCATTGTGTACCTCTCCTCAtattgtattctctctctcctccctccatcacctcatTACTTCTTTCTTTTCTATGTCACTGAGAACGATATGTTTGAGACATCTTATCAACTCGTGTGCTTATTCGAGAGCAGGCtcggagaggaaggggagatagAGTGTAAGGTGAGGGGGGAAAAGGCGCGAgcgagggatgggagaggagtaaataaaaaaaaaaattaaattaaaaataaatttatgtaaaaaaaaaatggcaaggGGAAAGAAGGAATACATGTTTTGGTaagagagggaagacagaaaaggagagagagagacgattatTATGAgagccgtcctccctcagcaggCCCTCTGGTGTGTCACATGCGTGCGTTGGGTGGGTTTGGTGGGGGTGTGTATGGCAAGGCAGTTCCTCTCACAGTGGTAATAGAAAACATAATCATTCAAGCACAAATTGATCTTTCCACACAGGGCTGGACTTGACATAACGCCCGTGCTCATCAGACATTAACATTGTTTCCTCGCCTGGAACATGGAAGGGCAGCAAGCAAGCTCTTATTCCaccactctttctccctcctctgctgAAGACTGCTATGTAAAACTTGTTTTAGAATTGGCGATTTAATTGAATGGACAGACTTTTACGTGGTGAGGCATACAAATCATTAGCCTTTCTTGAGAATCGGGACGGCTGCCCTAGCAGCCAGTGTGTTTAGGAGGGCGCTCTCGCTCGCTGTGTGTAGACAAGTAACACTGCCCTCTGTGGGTCCCTGTACTATGCAAACGTCAGTCCACCCTCTGCCCACTTCCTCTGCTCCCATACTCTTCCCACACTTCCCTTCGACTCTCTCCCTCTGGTAGTTGCTTCAAGTGTTTGCTTCTCTTGACAGGTTAGAGGGTACTGGGCCTACACTGTCCACTATATACTCTCACACTCTGGACAACAGACGCtctttccaccccccccccaccactactCAATTCTACAGTAATTCCCCTCCCACTGTGCCAAGTGGCGGTTTGTAAGAATGCCATTTACCACAGATCTAGATCAGATTTAACCCGTACCCAAATTCTATGCTGCCCTTAGGCAGGTGTTGTGATTTGAGACCACTAACGAAGGACAGTGGTGCTCTGCAGGTCTCTGaggagataaatctagctagctaagttcagTCATTTCCTGCTGATAGACGCTAGATAAGGCACTGCTGCCATTAACCGTGTTGTATTCCGGAGACCACCTAAAGCCAGACCGAATTCAAGACCAGCCCAGAGCAAATCGGTCCGAGTCAAAGACAAGACTGGAGGGGGGGCGGATGTCCCGAGTCAGACCAAGACCGAGTCAAGAGGAGACCGGGAGGGgacgagaccgagtcaagaccaagacggGAGGGGACGAGACCGGTCAAGACCCGAGACGGCGAGGGGGACGAGGACGAGgtcaagaccgagaccgggaAGGGGGACAAGGGTCAAGACGACGTAAAGACGGGAGGACCGGGGAGAGggggcgagaccgagtcaagacaggACCGAGGCGGGCGCGACCATCAGACCAAGCCAGAGCAAAAATCGAGATCGAGGCCGAGAAAGAGGACCGTCACAGAGCCAATACCGGGGGGGGCGAGGACCGTTCAAGACCAGCCCAGAGCAAATCGAGTCCGAGTCAAGGACAAGAGCTGGTAGGGGGGCGGACACACGAGTCAGGATCCACGACGGGAGGGGACAAGGGGTCCAAGGACCGAGTCAGCGGAGAGCGGGAGGGGGACGGGACCGAGTCAAGGACCGAAAGACCAGGAGGGGGACAGACCGAGTCAACCGACGAGACTGGGCGGGGCAGAGCCGAGTTAGGACCGAGACCGCGGGGGACAGGGGTCCACAGAACGAGTCAAGACGGAGACTGGGAGGGGACTAGACGATGATCAAGAACGAGACCGGGAGGGGGCCCACGCAGACCCGCCCGTCAAGACCGGAGGACCGGGAGGGGGGCGACGAGTCAGACCGAGACGGGAGGGGGGCGAGACCGACGTCAGGACCAGATGCCGGGAGGGGGGTGAGGGCCATCAAACAAGACCGGGAGGGGACGAGGACTGAGTCAGGACCGGGAGGGGGAGACCGGTCAAGACCGGAGACCGGCGAGGGGGGCAAGACCGAGTCAAGCCGAGACGGAGGGGGACGGAGACCGAGTCAAGACGAGACCGGAGGGGACAAGGGGTCCGGACCCCTGATTGATTTACAAAGTTTCCACCTCTTTCTTTGCTGGTCTTGAGGCGATACATCTAGACTAGCTGATGTCAGCCTTGGCGTAGAGTCATCCGAAGCTGGATAAGGATTGGCATTAACTGGTATTAGGGAATTGGACTGAACAGTGGAATCAACAATTCACATTTTGACTGTGAGTGGGACTGTTTTTAACAAAACATATGGAAttctgccttcttgaaggccaacaggtcactgaCAATACGAGCGGTAGTTTTCCCACGGTGCTAGCTAGCAGCTTTTGTTGCGGCTCGTTGCAGCGTCTGCAGCAGGTGTTAGCAAAGAGGATtgctgttgctaatttgttagatGTCTCCCTTTTTCAGAATACTGACCGCGAAGTTAATGTTTCACATGATCATCattctggtgagtggaactgtgtgtTTATTGCAGTGCGCTAGTGGTTAGCCATTCTCTGGAAAAATAACTTGCGTGTGtgaacattgttgcatttaaagtggaaaTGCCAACATTTTTTTGTGCAATATGAATCGTATTAGAATTCTGTTCATAGGATACCCCCAGGAAGATTAcaatacttaaaaatatataaggCTGACAAAGTTTGAATGGGTCATTTTATGTTTTCATAAATCTTTACATGTTTGTAGAATTactatactaaggcatttgtgaaattTATGCATTTATAGAGTTGGGAAATGGCAGTGCGTTTGGACAAGGTAATAGACATGCGTCAATAAAAACCGATAAAAACCTTTataaggcgagacccaaatgcagatgttgagtcttacaatgtttataatCCAAAGGACtagcaagagaatggtcatggacaggcaaagtCAACACCAGATCAGGGTCCGGAGGTACAGAAGTGGCAGGCAGGCGTGGTCAAGGCGCACGGTCAAAGTTCAGGAACAAAAGGCCCCCCAAAAAGGGCGGTTTTTTCAAAAAAACCCGGGGAGACTAGAAAAAGagaaatgcaaaaagcaggagaacaggaaaaacactggttgacttggaaacatgcAAGACGACTGGCCAGAGAGACGGAAACCAGGGAttaatacactggggaaaataagggacacctggaggggttgAGCAATTcacaggacaggtgaaacagatcacggCGTGGCAACATACTGGCTTGATCCAGGACCGTTCGTCTACAACGACCAGTCGCTAGAGCCAAATCACAGCTACAGTAGGACATTATCAAACGCCATTTACCACATGGGCTGCCAATCATTCCACCTATGAACTAGCTGTTGTTGTTTCAGGCATTTGTACAGCACGACTCTATCAGTTAGACGCATTCTGCCAAAGCCAGAATACACCTGATGGACTTCTGCAAATACCGTAACATCAGGGAAGCATTACCTTTGGGAacttacagtcctattgatcaaccATAACAGTTAGAGCTTGTCTCTCCCTCGTTATGCACATCAAACAAGATCCAAACAACTATGCTAGCCGGACAAGATGAAGCTAAAATCTaagaaggaacattagataaccATTCAAATATTTTGGGCGGTCAATGCACGGAAAACGATTCTGAATTTGTGCTACCTCGTCCTTCTGCCGCTT
The Salvelinus sp. IW2-2015 unplaced genomic scaffold, ASM291031v2 Un_scaffold7247, whole genome shotgun sequence DNA segment above includes these coding regions:
- the LOC139027073 gene encoding octapeptide-repeat protein T2-like — encoded protein: MSRVRPRPSQEETGRGRDRVKTKTGGDETGQDPRRRGGRGRGQDRDREGGQGSRRRKDGRTGERGRDRVKTGPRRARPSDQARAKIEIEAEKEDRHRANTGGGEDRSRPAQSKSSPSQGQELVGGRTHESGSTTGGDKGSKDRVSGEREGDGTESRTERPGGGQTESTDETGRGRAELGPRPRGTGVHRTSQDGDWEGTRR